The genome window GACTGGAGGTGCGAGCATGGGTTGCCCTCGTTGATATTTATGGCACGCCATGCAAATGGCTTCGAATTTCTGCTGCCCGACTGACACTGCCTCGATGGTAGCTGTTTCGGTCTGGTCGGTTTTGCTTTGTTGCTCTAGTTGGCTCACGCGTTGTTCCAGTTTTTGCACGGTTGCCTGTAGTTCGGCGATCGTCGCTTGCAAATCAGTGGCGGGGGGATCGGTGGCTGCCATGAGTGCTAGCGGAGCTAGTGCGTAGAGGGTGAACCATGTTCGTTTCATGTGGAGGATTGTATTTAGATACACCTCTTCTGCCAATCTGTATCAGGTAATGTCGGGGATCTGTAGCAGGACTTCTGAGTGCCATTAGTGTGGTGGACGCGCTAGGGCTGTGGGAGTTTTTGAAGCAATTTCATATTCTAGCTTGCTGTTGTGGGAATATTCCCATAACTATGTGGGTATGTCAGATAATTTAGATCGCTTTCAGTTGCTTGAGTCCGTGCAGGTGTCGCTATTGGTGGAGAATACCGCGCGTGGTGCGGGGATCCTAGGCGAGCATGGTTTGTGTTGGTGCTTACAGTCAGAGGGCAATCAAGTGTTGATGGACCTCGGTCAGGGCCAAGTGCTGGAGCGCAATGCGTCTCGTATGTCGGTGGATTTGACGGCAACGGATGCGGTGGTGTTTAGTCATGGGCATTATGACCATGTCGGGGGCTGGCAGGTGGCTGCCAGTGCATTGGCTCAGGCAAAGGTGTTTCTGCATCCGGATGCGTTGCAGGCAAAATTTCAAAAGCGCGCGGATGGGCGTATGGTGCGCGCAGGGATTACGTCGTTTGCCGCTGCGGTTCAGAATGAAGCGGTGAAGTTGGTGCGTTCGACGGAACCGTGTGAAGTCGCTCCTGGCATTTGGATGACTGGCGAGGTGCCGCGTTCGAATACGGTCGAGGATACGGGCGGAGATTTTTATTGTGGGCCTCAGGCGGAGCAGGTGGATCAAGTGCTCGATGATCAATCGCTGTTCTTTAAAACGACTCAAGGCATTGTAGTCGTGCTTGGCTGTGCGCATGCGGGGGTGGTGAATACTTTAAACTATGTCTCTGAACTGACTGGAGAACGCATTCACGCGGTGGTGGGTGGTATGCATCTATTACATGCGACTGCAACGCGGATGGCTTTCACAGTGGATGCTCTGCGTGAGATCGCGCCAGACTGGTTGGGGCCGAATCACTGCACGGGGGATGCCGCAGTGGCTCAGCTGTGGCAGGCTTTTCCCGGGCAGATGTTAGAGATGCATGCGGGGCAGTCATATGCGTTCCCGCTACCAAATAAGAATTCAATGAAAGGAACCCATGCCTAGACCCTGTAAATCTCGCACTTTAGAGGGAGTGCCGAATCCGGTGCTCTATATCCCATCTGGTTGGACGCGCGATCAAATCGATCCTGCGAGTTTGGCGATCGAAGATTTCGAAGTCTTACGCTTGGTGGATGGACATGTGCATACGATCGAAGAGGCCGCAGCGAAGGTGGGTGTTTCGCGGAGCACTGCGGGTCGCATGCTAGAGCGTGCGCGACGTGTGCTTGCGTTGGGACTGGAGCGACGTGCGCCGATTCATATTGATGCGTCTGATTCCAGTGTGATTGCACCACCTGTGAGTGATCCTGCTGTAGCTCCGATCGATTCGGGTGTGCTAGCAGTTGCTGTGAAGGATTCGAATCCGGATTGCGAGGTGGCGCGTGTCTTTGGGCGCGCGGCAGCGTTTGCTCTAGTGGCAGCGGATGGGCAAGTGAGTTTCGTGGTCAACCCAGGTGCGAATGTCAAACGAGGAGCCGCCACGCTGGCCGTCGATTTACTGCGTTCGAATGGAGTCGGGCGTGTCGTCGCTGGGCGCTTTGGAGCCGATGCCTTGGAGGATTTGGGCACTGCGGAAATTGAGCCCTGCCTGATGGTCGGCGTGAAGCTTCGGCAGGCAATTGAACTTTTAACCGTAAGAATATAATGAATACATTCATAAAAATAGACAGATCCCGCATCGCGATACCAGTCGTCGGGCATAACGGAATTGACTCACGCGTCTCGAAGCACTTTGGCAGCGCGCCGGGTTTTATTGTGACGGATGATACCGGTGGCGAATATGTCTATCTAGATACTGCGAAGGCGAAGCAGGGCAGCGAGTGCGCGCCTGTTCGCGCCTTAGCCAGTGCGGGGAGCAAAGTGGTCATCGCTTCTGGAATGGGGCGTGGCGCGATGCAGCGCTGCCATAATGCTGGGATGCGGATTTTGCATGCAGTCGGAGGTAACACAGTTGCAGAAGTGCTGGAGTCGTATCGTGCGCAGAGCTGTCCTGATTTTCCTGATTCGGCGCTTTGTGCGCACCACAAGCATGATCATGATCATTCGCATGATGACGGTGAGTGCTGTAGTCAAGGAGGAGACGAATGAAAGGCGCGAGTGTCATGAAGTTGAGCCGTTTGCGTCGGTCGGGACATCATCACTGCTTGGCGTGCACGCATCCGGATTTGAAGTTGAATTTTACCTT of Lentimonas sp. CC4 contains these proteins:
- a CDS encoding DUF134 domain-containing protein, translated to MPRPCKSRTLEGVPNPVLYIPSGWTRDQIDPASLAIEDFEVLRLVDGHVHTIEEAAAKVGVSRSTAGRMLERARRVLALGLERRAPIHIDASDSSVIAPPVSDPAVAPIDSGVLAVAVKDSNPDCEVARVFGRAAAFALVAADGQVSFVVNPGANVKRGAATLAVDLLRSNGVGRVVAGRFGADALEDLGTAEIEPCLMVGVKLRQAIELLTVRI
- a CDS encoding MBL fold metallo-hydrolase; this encodes MSDNLDRFQLLESVQVSLLVENTARGAGILGEHGLCWCLQSEGNQVLMDLGQGQVLERNASRMSVDLTATDAVVFSHGHYDHVGGWQVAASALAQAKVFLHPDALQAKFQKRADGRMVRAGITSFAAAVQNEAVKLVRSTEPCEVAPGIWMTGEVPRSNTVEDTGGDFYCGPQAEQVDQVLDDQSLFFKTTQGIVVVLGCAHAGVVNTLNYVSELTGERIHAVVGGMHLLHATATRMAFTVDALREIAPDWLGPNHCTGDAAVAQLWQAFPGQMLEMHAGQSYAFPLPNKNSMKGTHA
- a CDS encoding NifB/NifX family molybdenum-iron cluster-binding protein, with product MNTFIKIDRSRIAIPVVGHNGIDSRVSKHFGSAPGFIVTDDTGGEYVYLDTAKAKQGSECAPVRALASAGSKVVIASGMGRGAMQRCHNAGMRILHAVGGNTVAEVLESYRAQSCPDFPDSALCAHHKHDHDHSHDDGECCSQGGDE